Genomic DNA from Hyperolius riggenbachi isolate aHypRig1 chromosome 10, aHypRig1.pri, whole genome shotgun sequence:
GATGTTCGGTTCCTACTCTAGCAAACTATGCAAAATAGAAGATGTCCCAAGAGGTGGGGATGGGAagcgggggaggaggagggaatggaggaagcctcaggcttGGCCCTTTAGAGGTTAGTATGGAAATATTAATTACAGCGGAGGAATTATTTGAGGCTGTGGGGCAAATGTCAAGGAGGAAAGCTCCTGGACCCGATGGCTTCTCTTTAGACTATAATAGAAAATACAGAGATATATTAGAACCCTTTTGGTGAAGGGCATTGACTTCCTTATGTATAGAGGGTGGATTTGGGGTAAATTTGGACATGAATCGCTAGCCTCCCATATCTCAGTGATTATAAAGGAAGGGAAGGATTCTGCTTCCTGCTCAAGCTACAGACCTATTTCTCTATTATCTATAGATCTAAAGGTCTTCACAAAAATAATGGCGATTACACTGTCCCCGGTGCTGAAAGAACTAGTGCATTCTGATCAAGTGGGATTTATAAAGGGGAGGGAGGCTCGTGGTAACACAGTTAGATCCGTGGATATAGTCCAGTGGGTTAGCTCCTCACCTGACCCTGTGTTATTGCTTTCTACAGATGCTGAAGAGGCGTATGGCAGAGTCAGGTGGGGATTTATTAGAGTAGTATTGAAACACATAGGACTTGGTGAGAACATGAGATCATGGATCTTATCCACGTATAGAGACCTAACAGCTAGGATTAAAGTAAATGGGATGTTATCGCAGTCCATTGAGACAGCAAATGGCAAACGTCATGCTCAGaagcttattttaaagagaatttgtacaataaaaaacataccaatggaGTCACTGTGATCCCCTGGGTCCCTCTTGGCTGTTCCCGCTGCtccagaccggcccgtctggcaccaacaaccatgccacgctcaaaattgcttaaatcccctttttttccccttctgacattcagtttggagttcaggagatttgtctcaattcactaagcttatctcctgtctttaataacgtttctagagtggtcaccatggtgataaggcatgtagtattcaggcaacattttacctcaggcaaacctaaagttaactcttctgtctttaagttaactctccaatccttaaaataactccagagttaaagacaggctgttaattaactgcatgtgaaaataactacagaggaggtaaattaactacggaggaggtaaaataactacagaggaggtaacttaactacagaggaggtaaattaactacggaggaggtaaaataactacagaggaggtaaaataactacagaggaggtaacttaaagtggatccaaaccaaacatttttttttatttaaaatatttagttgcaccagtctgacacatacaaagataaataaacactccttcaaacctatgatcatttcagtgcatgcttttcacccttctcttttcataactacggttatactgggggcagccattagcaattcctccatttccagacaccatctactccaccagtttgccggattctgtcccggcaatatgaaaggaagggaggggttcctccaataaatgtaaaatattttatatttgtcatcatgcagctgaaaaaaggctgctacttattattataatttagaaaatagattttatttctaaaatcttgtatttttaatttgggtccactttaaggaatgaagagataaaataactctctcactgtgtggaggtaagttttctcttgccttattatctccagcatgatcttagtgaattgaggccattattgtcttgaccaggaccacatccctaaatgcattgaagcaactgccatctgattggttgattagataatgttcctaataatcctttaggtaagcgtgtatatatatatcctatacaataaaatgcaagtgtccctgcgtcatcagctgaatggttgtgtgtccctggctttgttgtgctgagcatgtgcgcagccagggcagttaggacacagggccggacctgacagtttgctgtgtgtggttcacagaggttctcattgcattgtgggaaataacagctttttccaactgccaagcaagcatctccctgtgtgcatatacttcaggcagtggtggggaacgagcaagtgggacgcgtatgtgcgcgcattgcggggggtagcggcAGTGACCTAGCGCCTGGTTTCTAACAGGCGGACCTctttactaatatatatatatatatatatatatatatatatatatatatatatatattctgtatcatgttacagtatactgtacTGCAGGTTTttctacatagtgaattatctgcgctCCAGTCTACAGACAAGGTGAAACTGAGagcaataaacaaagcacacacacagagactacagggggcgtgcataacctctccctatcacagcagaggcagcacattcctctctggttcgacaaagcttgacaaagaaaagaagattagatatattacagagacagtgcaactagaaaaggctgcagtaatccagatcacattagaacagatataagaacttataggataggagaaataaggctgacatttttgttacagagtctctttaaaaaccgtGCGTAAGAATATTGACATAGCAGGAGTTAGAATAGGGCCAACAGAGCAGAAAATTGCCGCCTATGCtgacaaaattcacctattgatttttttaaggggaatatttacagtgctactattcttacactgttaatggcagaggcctcaaacctgcgatAGTCaggcattgggtgactggggtccaaattcactaaagggggtggagccacaaacagccaatcagatttgttagattgatttcagccattctgttattggcagggttctcaaacttgacacagttggtcactgggtaacttggATTAatgttcaggaaagtgggtggagcctacaacagccaattaaaattcacctattaattttcaaggggaacatttacattgctgccactcttatactcttaatggcagatgcctcgaATCTGGTACAGtctgtcactgggagactggggtttcaattcagaaaagggagtgggccacaaacagccaatcagatttgtttaatttcaatggaaaaatgcaacttattgatgccaaggaccccaaagctcataaacttggactGGTGATTGAGTGACCGTATGTCAAGGctagaaacagtgggcggagccaaaaatagctttttacatgggaaaatataaactgcagccattcttacactgttaatagcagatgcctcaaacctgctacagtttgtcattgggtgactggtgttcaaatgccagagaggggtggagcctcaaacagccaatctgatttgtttaatttatgggaatatacaaattattgatgccaaaactcacaaacttggtcattgagtgactgtgtgtcaaggttacaaaaactggattgtgtcaaaaaacagatttccctgggaaaatgtagactgcagcccttcttacactgttaatggcagagttctcaaactttgcacagttggtcactgggtgactgggattaatattcagtaaagtgagtggagcctaaaaaagccaatcaaaattcacctgttgattttcagggagaatattaaaattgctgccattcttgcactgttaatggcacaggcctcaaacctgatacagttggtcattgggtcactggggttcaaattcataaaagggggcggagccacacgcagccagatttgtttaatttcaatgagaaaatgcaaattattgatgccaaggatcctaaagctcataaacttggtaattgagtgactgtgggtggagccaaaacaaaagtggatgcagccaaaacaaatttcactgggaaaatataaactgcagcccttcttacactgctaTTGGCAGGGTTCTTGAACCTTCcccagctggtcactgggtgactgagattagtattcagagaagtgggtggagcctatcatagccaatcaaaattcacctgttaatttttcaaggggaatatttgaattgctgccatttttacactgttaatagtagatgcctcaaacatgctacagttgatcattgggtgactggggttcagatgctggagaggggtggagcctcaaacagccaatctgatttgtttaatttctataacgatatacaaattattgataccaacgaccccaaagctcacaacctcggtcattgagtaattgtgggaGGAGGAATGTGGCTATACTGTATGTATaggagtatatatgtatgtatgtatatctagcTACAGCAGTATTAGTGGTTTGCGATCTCCATGACATAAATGGATAATTCCTCCACCTCGCAGCTCCTATAATTTAGTGTTGTGTAACGTCACAATATCTTTATTTGCACAATtggggacaagagagagataaagggacgttacaaggggcatatgagtgacacgaggatacaatggtaataagaatgtgtaagtgacaccacattgctctacaaacataacacagatgtcttgctataagtacatagaggtctgttgtcacaggagtaacacattgctgccattgtctcatcaagctctacaaCTTACTGCTTTCtatgtatggccaatgctttatGTGTAGGGGGGTCAATGAGATGTATTTAACTCTGTAGTTGTATGCAagtataatgcaaattgtatgcagataatcatatttctcaggaaatgtattgcattGTCCAAATTTCAAGATAAAGAAAATGTGCACGCAAAGTTATTGtcatgtgattggccgcctgtaatgagcacaaccttctaAGAAAAATTTCAGGATACAATCCTTTAGATGTGTaaaggatcaaaacacagtcctttttcaggGCAGTCCACCTTGCCCACCAACACTTGTTTTTGTATCTTTAAAAAGGACTATAACAACTGATGCAATCTCAAGAAGGCAAAAAAGATCTCTGAAAAACTTTATTCGCACAAGTAAAAAACATCCAAAAACatggttcttcaatatcacaatAGTAGGTCTTGGAAATACAATAAATTAGTTTTGAATTAGTAAATGCCTTGAAGTTTAATACCTGCAAAGCTATAACCAGTTACTGATTCAAAACTAATTTATTGTATTTCCAAGACCTACTattgtgatattgaagaaccatGTTTTTGGATGTTTTTTACTTGTGCGAATAAAGTTTTTCAGAGATCTTTTTTGCCTTCTTGAGATTGCATCAGTTGTTATAGTCCTTTTTAAAGATACAAAAACaaatgagcacaaccttctgcagttctctatcaggctgataactagcgatggtcagtgacatgcccataactctgagatggtgcaaattATATTATAATTATATGCAGAGTTATGCAGATGCTGCATCTGGCCCATTTCCAATCTGCATCatctttgcatcaacttggaattctcagcagctcactgaccgcccctaatgataattgctcctcccctcagaattctctaacaggaagtgatgatgtttctctatttgcagcgcggagtcccggcatcaggaacctctcagagactcgtctctctgtatccacagactgtacaatggatgatgatgacattggacaagagtctcctgcagatatcctggtgaccccaaatattcccccagactcccctcacctgtctaactctgaggggcctcatacccagcacagctctccccctgctggagggtctcactcctgttccacgtgtgggaaatgttttgtatggaaatcacagcttgtcagtcaCGAGATATGTCACACTTGTGAGAAGCCATataaatgttctgagtgtgggaaatgttttgtacagaaatcaaaccttgtcagtcatgagagaattcacactggcgagaagccctattcgtgtgccgagtgtgggaaatgttttggacataaaggaaaacttgtcaaacatgagagatctcacactggtgagaagcccttttcatgtgctgagtgtgggaaatgttttggacagaaatcacaccttgtcaaacatgagagatctcacactggtgagaagcccttttcatgttctgagtgtgggaaatgttttggacagaaatcacaccttgtcaaacatgagagctctcacactggtgtgaagccctattcatgtgctgagtgtgggaaatgttttggccagAAGTcagaccttgtcaaacatgagagatctcacactggtgtgaagccctattcatgtgctgagtgtgggaaatgttttgggcagaaatcagaccttgtcatacatgagagatctcacactggtgtgaagccctattcatgtgctgagtgtgggaaatgttttggagagaaaggaagccttgtcaaacatgagagatctcacactggtgagaagccctattcatgtgctgagtgtgggaaatgttttggacagaaaggACACCTTGTtacacatgagagaactcacactggtgaaaagccctattcatgtgctgagtgtgggaaatggtttgcacATAAAATAAGCCTTGTCAAacacgagagatctcacactggtgagaagccctattcatgtgctgagtgtgggaaatgttttggaaataACGGaa
This window encodes:
- the LOC137535551 gene encoding zinc finger protein 84-like translates to MDDDDIGQESPADILVTPNIPPDSPHLSNSEGPHTQHSSPPAGGSHSCSTCGKCFVWKSQLVSHEICHTCEKPYKCSECGKCFVQKSNLVSHERIHTGEKPYSCAECGKCFGHKGKLVKHERSHTGEKPFSCAECGKCFGQKSHLVKHERSHTGEKPFSCSECGKCFGQKSHLVKHESSHTGVKPYSCAECGKCFGQKSDLVKHERSHTGVKPYSCAECGKCFGQKSDLVIHERSHTGVKPYSCAECGKCFGEKGSLVKHERSHTGEKPYSCAECGKCFGQKGHLVTHERTHTGEKPYSCAECGKWFAHKISLVKHERSHTGEKPYSCAECGKCFGNNGSLVRHERCHTGEKLYSCAECGKCFGEKGNLVKHERCHTGEKPYSCAECGKCFGHKRTLVNHERYHTGEKPYSCAECGKCFGHKRTLVKHERYHTGEKLYSCAECGKCFGEKRSLMRHEMSH